Part of the Ictalurus furcatus strain D&B chromosome 10, Billie_1.0, whole genome shotgun sequence genome, CAGAGCATAAACGTGTACGGTATGACGGAATAATCTGGCGTACCGTAGCCATGATGGTGTTCCAGGTGGCGGTGAAGACCTCCGTGTTGTTGCTGCCTTGATAATGTGCTTTCAGCTCCTTGGTGAAATAATCTCTGGTGAGCTGTTGATGCAGGAATACGATTAGCGACCAGAGAGGTATATCACCGAGCAAATGAAATAATACGATGGTGAACGGTAGAGATACGGAGAGATACTCACATGCTCCCGGAATATGAAGGCCAAAATGGCCGCAGCGAGCTCTGCCAGGAATATGATGAGGATGAGCAGGAAGAACTGCACggaaaaacagaaacaggaaagagattattatcattattattattattattattattattagtgaatCAAGAGtggcattttatatatatatatttttcgtCCAGTGAATCCTGACTGATTCTGAatgaactgtttatttatacGTATCCTGAACTGAGCATTTTCGCTTCCATGCATGTTATGTTAAGAATAAAGCACGGTGTGTGGttttgttatagaaaaataatcaacactggGGTGAAGCAACGAATcaagagttactgttactacccggaaggtgattattttcctccaacagcaccccctgaagtgttttattcctcttacacggCCGCTGTTCTCCCACGATGATCATCATTGTTTAACTAATGAACGAacatgtcatgctttttatatttatgatcTTCTGGAACATTTTAAAGATTCAAAACGTTATAACTGATCGCACTAGTACCCATCCCAGAAACTTCCGAAGAGCCGCTAGACAGGAAATGGACTCACAAACAGCAGCAGACACTTGTTCTCCCGTATGGCCCCACAGCAGCCCAGGAAGCCGAGCAGGAACAGCATGGAGCCCATGGCCAGGATCACGTAGACGCCGATGAAGAGCAGAGGATTGGCTGCGACGATCTCTCGGAAACCTGTAGGATCCACCAGCACCCAGATTCCCACGCCGAGTAAAAACGCTCCCCCGAGCTGTCGCAGAAGAGCAACGGTAACGTTATCATCAGGAATTAAAAAACACACGTGGACGGGGTgctgtgatgaagcggagtcactgttaccaccctgaagctgattattttctagaacagcacgtcctgaagtgttttattccccttattttctgtcattttcctCATCGGCGTTCATTATTTTAGACCCGAGttttaacagtttttttcttttattatagacacactggatgttttttttcccccatgtacAATGTTTTACCCTTTTCCCCCTTCATAATATTTCTACACAAGCAACAAAGcctgttcatttttaataagtgatgtatagaaaaagtaaaaagaatgaaatgatGTAGGTAAAAAATCGTCTAAAGAATCTGGATATGTttttaaaggtgaaaaaaaaaaggtctctaATGGTTAAATGGGTGGAGctgaataaaatttttaaaaaacaacatatttttaacTCAGTGAACCCGCCCATATTTCCACCCCTGCACACAAAGTTCCGCCTACAGAACTTACGGCGCTTCAAGTTACTTACGGCGAGTTAACATTAGCAAGGACTGTAACGACACCACTTTCGAGCGCGCTCGGACACCGTCTTGATCACGACTTTTGAGGATTTGACAGGATGctgggggcgtgtctataaaatgactgacaagaggccaatccaaatacaaacaaacgagttcccaaagtgtttttttaaatcgctttttctcttttcagaCATATAGATACATATGCGTTAGGATCGTTCGCGTAGCATCGATAGTCCGCTGTACACGTCTTGACTTAGCACTTTCTTGCC contains:
- the tspan18a gene encoding tetraspanin-18a isoform X3; the encoded protein is MEGDCLSCIKYLMFIFNFFIFLGGAFLLGVGIWVLVDPTGFREIVAANPLLFIGVYVILAMGSMLFLLGFLGCCGAIRENKCLLLFFFLLILIIFLAELAAAILAFIFREHLTRDYFTKELKAHYQGSNNTEVFTATWNTIMATFECCGVNSADDFDQQSLFRRLNPGRAVPEVCCLRNEQLMNVDECLRGNMPFRIKGCYSAVVDYFEAYIYMAGALAIVVLTIELFAMVFAMCLFRGIQ